One Natronomonas moolapensis 8.8.11 genomic region harbors:
- the hisG gene encoding ATP phosphoribosyltransferase — MRIAVPNKGRLHEPALGLLERAGLHVQDGADRKLYADTVDPDVSVLFARAADIPEYVSDGAAALGITGLDQARESEVDLVDLLDLEFGTCRLVLASPEEGGVSAPEELSGGTVATEFPRITRRYFEGVGVSPDIVEVSGATELTPHVDIADAIVDITSTGTTLRMNRLSVVDDVLESSVRLFADPAVADDPKIDQIKTAFRSVLDADGKRYVMMNVPEGALEDVKDRIPGMGGPTVMDIAGEEKLAVHVVVDEREVFEVIPELKTAGASDILVTEIERLVP, encoded by the coding sequence ATGCGCATCGCCGTACCCAACAAGGGCCGTCTCCACGAGCCGGCGCTCGGACTGCTCGAACGCGCCGGCCTCCACGTACAGGACGGTGCCGACCGGAAGCTCTATGCGGACACCGTCGACCCCGACGTCTCGGTGCTGTTCGCCCGCGCGGCCGACATTCCCGAGTACGTCTCCGACGGGGCGGCGGCGCTGGGGATCACCGGTCTCGATCAGGCCCGCGAATCCGAGGTCGACCTCGTCGACTTGCTCGATCTCGAGTTCGGGACCTGCCGGCTCGTGCTCGCCTCGCCAGAGGAAGGCGGCGTCAGCGCCCCCGAGGAGCTCTCCGGCGGCACCGTCGCGACCGAGTTCCCACGGATCACCCGCCGGTACTTCGAGGGCGTCGGCGTCTCGCCCGACATCGTCGAGGTCTCGGGCGCGACCGAACTGACACCGCACGTCGACATCGCCGACGCCATCGTCGACATCACCTCGACCGGGACGACTCTGCGGATGAACCGCCTCTCGGTAGTGGACGACGTCCTCGAGTCCTCGGTCCGGCTCTTCGCCGACCCGGCCGTGGCCGACGATCCGAAGATCGACCAGATCAAGACGGCGTTTCGGTCGGTGCTCGACGCCGACGGCAAGCGCTACGTGATGATGAACGTCCCCGAGGGTGCCCTCGAGGACGTCAAAGACCGGATCCCCGGCATGGGCGGGCCGACAGTGATGGACATCGCCGGCGAAGAAAAACTCGCCGTCCACGTCGTCGTCGACGAGCGGGAGGTTTTCGAGGTGATCCCCGAACTGAAGACCGCCGGGGCGAGCGACATCCTCGTGACGGAGATCGAGCGACTGGTGCCCTGA
- a CDS encoding lactate 2-monooxygenase has protein sequence MSDSEEPTPGFGNQRVREIYRDGMYDDETPAYPVAYEDLREAAWENMDDAARAYVHGGSGTEETFERNRDFSAYRIMPRMLRGVADRSLSVELFGNTHEFPLMITPLGVQSLLHDEAESATARACAELDIPYTLSSLSSTPMEDVAETLGDTTKWFQFYWSSDRAVARSFLDRAEASGYDAIVLTVDAPTLGWRDRLLERGYYPFLEGEGVANYFSDPAFRDSLEAPPEADPEAAVDRFLEIFGDESLTWADLSFLRENTDLPIVLKGVLHPEDARLALQHGADAVQVSTHGGRQVDGSISAVEALPAVAEAVGDEVPVLFDSGVRRGSDAFKALGLGADTVMLGRPFAYGLAMAGQDGVEWVLENTLSELDLTMGLAGYDDVTDVGREALKHEQEL, from the coding sequence ATGAGTGATTCAGAGGAGCCGACCCCTGGGTTCGGCAACCAACGCGTTCGGGAGATCTACCGCGACGGAATGTACGACGACGAGACGCCGGCGTATCCGGTCGCCTACGAGGACCTCCGTGAGGCCGCCTGGGAGAACATGGACGATGCGGCGCGGGCGTACGTCCACGGCGGCTCCGGAACCGAGGAGACGTTCGAACGGAACCGGGACTTTTCGGCGTACCGGATCATGCCGCGGATGCTGCGCGGCGTCGCGGACAGAAGCCTCTCGGTCGAGCTGTTCGGCAACACCCACGAATTTCCGTTGATGATCACCCCTCTCGGAGTGCAGTCGTTGCTGCACGACGAGGCGGAGTCGGCCACCGCCCGCGCGTGCGCCGAACTCGATATCCCGTACACACTGAGTTCGCTGTCCTCGACGCCGATGGAAGACGTCGCCGAAACCCTCGGCGACACCACGAAATGGTTCCAGTTCTACTGGAGCTCCGACCGTGCCGTCGCCCGGAGCTTTCTCGACCGGGCGGAGGCGTCCGGCTACGACGCAATCGTGCTCACGGTCGATGCGCCCACGCTCGGGTGGCGCGACCGACTGTTGGAACGGGGGTACTACCCGTTCCTCGAGGGCGAGGGCGTCGCGAACTACTTTTCGGACCCGGCGTTTCGGGACTCGCTCGAGGCCCCGCCGGAGGCGGACCCGGAAGCGGCCGTCGATCGGTTCCTCGAAATCTTCGGGGACGAGTCGCTCACGTGGGCGGATCTGAGCTTCCTGCGGGAGAACACGGACCTCCCGATCGTACTCAAGGGTGTGCTCCACCCCGAGGACGCGCGGTTGGCGCTCCAGCATGGCGCTGATGCGGTGCAGGTCTCGACTCACGGCGGGCGACAGGTCGACGGATCGATCAGCGCCGTCGAGGCGCTCCCGGCTGTCGCCGAGGCCGTCGGTGACGAGGTGCCGGTGCTCTTCGATAGCGGCGTTCGACGGGGATCGGACGCGTTCAAAGCGCTCGGCCTCGGGGCCGACACCGTCATGCTCGGTCGACCCTTCGCCTACGGCCTCGCGATGGCCGGGCAAGACGGTGTCGAGTGGGTGCTCGAAAACACGCTCTCCGAACTCGATCTGACGATGGGGCTTGCGGGGTACGACGACGTCACTGACGTCGGCCGCGAGGCGCTCAAACACGAGCAGGAGCTTTGA
- a CDS encoding coenzyme F420-0:L-glutamate ligase, producing METFAVEGLPEIREGDDLAGLIEERVDFEDGDVLCVASTVVSKAEGRKADLSAFPASERAKSIADRLESVAGERKDPRFAQAVLEESEALLTEAPFLLAVTRFGHVTVNAGIDRSNVPGADLLLLPESPADSAERLSSALSVPVVVTDTSGRPFRYGQRGVAVGWSGLPAARDWRGESDRDGRELGVTVQAVVDELAAAANLVAGEGGGGTPAVVVRGWSFGDHASSDDLFRREADDIVREALRGWDFGE from the coding sequence ATGGAGACGTTCGCGGTCGAGGGGCTTCCGGAAATCCGCGAGGGCGACGACCTCGCCGGTCTCATCGAAGAGCGGGTCGACTTCGAGGACGGGGACGTCCTCTGTGTCGCGAGCACCGTCGTCTCGAAGGCCGAGGGCCGAAAGGCCGACCTCTCGGCGTTCCCCGCCTCCGAGCGAGCCAAATCGATCGCCGATCGGCTCGAATCGGTAGCGGGCGAGCGGAAAGACCCGCGTTTCGCCCAGGCGGTCCTCGAGGAGAGCGAGGCGCTGCTGACGGAGGCCCCCTTCCTGCTCGCCGTGACGCGGTTCGGCCACGTCACGGTCAACGCGGGCATCGACCGCTCGAACGTCCCCGGCGCCGACCTGCTGTTGTTGCCCGAGTCCCCGGCGGACTCGGCGGAGCGCCTCTCGTCTGCGCTCTCCGTCCCCGTCGTCGTCACCGACACGTCCGGCCGGCCGTTCAGGTACGGCCAGCGCGGCGTCGCCGTTGGCTGGTCGGGACTGCCCGCCGCCCGCGATTGGCGCGGCGAATCGGACCGCGATGGTCGAGAGCTTGGCGTCACCGTCCAGGCGGTCGTCGACGAACTCGCCGCGGCCGCGAACCTCGTCGCCGGGGAGGGCGGCGGCGGGACGCCCGCCGTCGTCGTCCGCGGGTGGTCGTTCGGCGACCACGCAAGCAGCGACGACCTCTTTCGCCGCGAGGCGGACGATATCGTCCGCGAAGCGCTCCGCGGGTGGGACTTCGGGGAATGA
- a CDS encoding serine/threonine-protein kinase: MIDDDRRDANRILSAALDDPKTVSKTELDRAVGLLDSDAERVRLGAAWGFGLVAETAPEKAVPYVSQIAAAVDASDPHAAAARALAYVAQSNPEAVERELRTLEESAARRCRKAMWGQFADRTVVEVPDGRDGPDGASTGRSDGDRWGWVGGGSTTAYDTDDGGDRRGPPTDRPVDPPAVDHEYDRYTPIETIHRGPTARTFKVVYHTPGGDIHPGLFKTFDPPGESFRPAFDRRIGMWDSVDGHDAILPVLGWGTTPDPWVVTACEPTTGVAALGEERRLAAAVWTLRTVADALRFAHERGVIHGALVPGAVVRSSILTEPGAWRYPRVTDWGYVGLLRAGRPPESIPGRYLAPEHVEPETYGAVDGATDVYGFGTVALEALAGDRGDVGDGRAPRNGEVALPADLERRLPDLGGFLRRCLATRKAERFGTAAAMAGAFDAATEDLDG; the protein is encoded by the coding sequence ATGATCGACGACGACCGCCGGGATGCGAACCGCATCCTCTCGGCCGCGCTGGACGACCCGAAGACGGTCTCGAAGACGGAACTCGACCGCGCGGTCGGGTTGCTGGACAGCGACGCGGAACGCGTCCGACTCGGCGCGGCGTGGGGGTTCGGCCTCGTCGCCGAGACCGCCCCGGAGAAGGCCGTCCCGTACGTCTCTCAGATCGCGGCGGCGGTCGACGCGTCCGACCCCCACGCCGCGGCCGCCCGGGCGCTCGCGTACGTCGCCCAATCGAACCCCGAGGCGGTCGAGCGCGAGCTCCGGACGCTCGAGGAGTCCGCGGCGAGGCGGTGTCGCAAGGCGATGTGGGGGCAGTTCGCCGACCGGACAGTCGTCGAGGTGCCGGACGGACGCGACGGACCGGACGGTGCATCGACGGGGCGCTCAGACGGCGACCGCTGGGGGTGGGTCGGCGGCGGAAGCACGACCGCTTACGACACCGACGACGGGGGCGACCGTCGCGGGCCGCCGACGGATCGGCCGGTCGATCCCCCGGCCGTCGACCACGAGTACGACCGCTACACGCCGATCGAGACGATCCACCGGGGACCGACCGCCCGGACGTTCAAAGTCGTCTATCACACCCCTGGTGGCGACATCCATCCGGGGTTGTTCAAGACGTTCGACCCGCCCGGGGAGAGCTTTCGGCCGGCGTTCGACCGGCGCATCGGGATGTGGGACTCGGTCGACGGCCACGACGCGATCTTACCGGTGCTCGGCTGGGGGACGACGCCGGATCCGTGGGTCGTGACGGCCTGCGAGCCGACGACGGGCGTCGCGGCGCTCGGCGAGGAACGCCGGCTCGCGGCCGCGGTCTGGACGCTCCGGACGGTCGCCGACGCGCTCCGGTTCGCCCACGAGCGTGGCGTGATCCACGGCGCGTTGGTTCCGGGAGCGGTCGTTAGGTCCTCGATTCTCACCGAACCCGGGGCGTGGCGCTACCCACGGGTAACCGACTGGGGCTACGTCGGTCTCCTCCGGGCCGGGCGTCCGCCCGAGTCGATCCCCGGTCGGTATCTCGCCCCCGAGCACGTCGAGCCGGAAACGTACGGGGCGGTCGACGGCGCGACCGACGTCTACGGGTTCGGCACTGTCGCTCTGGAGGCGCTGGCGGGCGACCGGGGGGACGTGGGCGACGGTCGAGCGCCCCGGAACGGCGAGGTCGCGCTCCCGGCCGACCTCGAGAGGCGGCTCCCGGACCTCGGGGGTTTTCTCCGTCGCTGTCTCGCCACCCGGAAGGCCGAGCGCTTCGGGACGGCGGCGGCGATGGCGGGCGCCTTCGACGCGGCGACGGAGGACCTCGATGGCTGA
- a CDS encoding 5,10-methylenetetrahydromethanopterin reductase, with product MLGIELTPEHPVSRIAELGERAESNGFDTVFSSCHYNNRDPFVALDRIATRTDDVRLGPGIANPYETHPVTLASRVASLDEAADGRAVYGIGPGDRSTIENLGFEHDGALRRVLEAFKLAQDLFDGERVDHDGTFEAVDAGLNFDVPSETIPVYVGGQGPHMIRMSAKHADGLLFNGSHPKDMAWAAEQVDAGLEERPGERGEFDFAAYASVSLSEDAEAAREAARPAVAFIAAGAAPPVLDRHDIDRETAATIGEHISAGEFEAAFAAVTERMIDAFCIAGTPDGVTDRIDAVLEHADSFVAGSPLGPDLEAAIRLAGSALRTRTDHA from the coding sequence ATGTTAGGCATCGAACTCACCCCCGAACATCCCGTCAGTCGTATCGCCGAGTTGGGCGAACGCGCCGAGTCGAACGGCTTCGACACCGTGTTCAGCTCCTGTCACTACAACAACCGCGATCCCTTCGTCGCCCTGGATCGCATCGCGACTCGAACCGACGACGTCCGTCTCGGCCCGGGCATCGCGAACCCCTACGAGACCCATCCGGTGACGCTCGCCTCCCGGGTCGCCTCCCTCGACGAGGCCGCCGACGGCCGGGCGGTCTACGGGATCGGCCCGGGCGACCGCTCCACGATCGAGAACCTCGGCTTCGAGCACGACGGCGCCCTCCGGCGGGTACTCGAGGCGTTCAAACTCGCCCAGGACCTCTTCGACGGCGAGCGCGTCGACCACGACGGCACGTTCGAGGCCGTCGACGCGGGGCTCAACTTCGACGTGCCGAGCGAAACGATCCCCGTCTACGTCGGCGGCCAGGGACCGCACATGATCCGGATGTCCGCGAAACACGCCGACGGGTTGCTGTTCAACGGCTCGCACCCGAAGGACATGGCGTGGGCGGCCGAACAGGTCGATGCGGGCCTCGAGGAGCGCCCCGGCGAACGCGGCGAGTTCGATTTCGCCGCCTACGCGTCGGTCTCGCTGTCGGAAGACGCCGAGGCAGCCCGCGAGGCCGCCCGGCCAGCCGTGGCGTTCATCGCTGCCGGAGCGGCCCCGCCGGTGTTGGATCGACACGACATCGACCGCGAGACGGCGGCGACGATCGGAGAACACATCTCGGCGGGCGAGTTCGAAGCGGCGTTCGCCGCCGTGACCGAGAGGATGATCGACGCCTTCTGTATCGCCGGGACGCCCGACGGCGTGACGGATCGCATCGACGCCGTGTTGGAACACGCCGACAGCTTCGTCGCCGGGTCGCCGCTGGGGCCGGACCTCGAGGCGGCGATCAGGCTGGCTGGTTCGGCTCTTCGGACTCGGACAGACCACGCTTGA
- a CDS encoding DUF7573 domain-containing protein: MDDASLEEFLGSSERADRDDPADGDGSTGRDEREGADGSEPADRTASEDAADSDTDAANATPGTASESDPGPDAAQSAYGWTPGGAECAACGATVRRRWRDDGRFVCADCKAW; the protein is encoded by the coding sequence ATGGACGACGCCTCGCTGGAGGAGTTCCTCGGCAGTTCGGAGCGCGCGGACAGGGACGATCCGGCCGACGGGGACGGGTCGACCGGCAGGGACGAACGCGAGGGGGCCGACGGGAGTGAACCGGCCGACCGGACCGCCTCGGAGGACGCGGCCGACAGCGATACCGATGCCGCGAACGCGACGCCGGGGACGGCTTCGGAGTCCGATCCCGGCCCCGATGCGGCGCAGTCTGCGTACGGGTGGACTCCGGGCGGCGCCGAGTGCGCCGCCTGCGGCGCGACCGTCCGGCGGCGGTGGCGGGACGACGGCCGGTTCGTCTGTGCGGACTGCAAGGCCTGGTAG